A portion of the Sphaerochaeta pleomorpha str. Grapes genome contains these proteins:
- the pdxA gene encoding 4-hydroxythreonine-4-phosphate dehydrogenase PdxA — MDTRPIVAITLGDPASIGPEITIKAFSTHTLLDRCRPLVVGDVTILHRALSFPGIPQVALNAIQNVSDAKFEQGTIDVFDLGICDNALPPVGEVSNLSGDAAFQYVLKAIDLAKSGEVDATVTNALNKEAMNKAGHHFDGHTEIYAHYTGVTNQTMMLVHGDLRVVHVSTHVSLRQACDRVKKARVLEVIEIADKACKDLGIASPRVAVAGLNPHCGEGGLFGTEEIEEISPAIEEARKEGINVIGPIPPDTIFSKALGGMYDIVVAMYHDQGHIPLKVVGFVYDRASKAWKSVSGVNITLGLPIIRTSVDHGTAFDQAGKGTADELSLINAIDNAIDLAKQKMRNK, encoded by the coding sequence ATGGATACAAGACCTATAGTGGCAATTACGTTGGGAGATCCTGCAAGCATTGGACCTGAGATAACCATCAAGGCATTTTCCACTCATACCTTGCTTGATCGATGCAGGCCTTTGGTTGTTGGGGATGTAACGATACTCCATCGGGCTCTTTCCTTCCCTGGCATTCCTCAGGTAGCACTCAATGCGATACAGAACGTCTCTGATGCCAAATTTGAACAGGGCACCATTGATGTGTTCGACCTTGGTATCTGTGACAATGCCTTGCCCCCTGTAGGGGAGGTCTCCAATCTCAGTGGCGATGCAGCCTTCCAGTATGTACTGAAGGCAATCGACCTGGCAAAGTCGGGCGAAGTCGATGCTACGGTAACCAACGCACTTAACAAAGAGGCAATGAATAAAGCCGGACATCATTTTGATGGCCATACGGAAATCTACGCCCACTATACGGGGGTCACGAACCAGACCATGATGCTTGTCCATGGCGATTTGAGAGTCGTGCATGTCTCTACGCATGTAAGTCTCAGACAAGCTTGCGACCGGGTGAAAAAGGCAAGGGTGCTGGAGGTTATCGAGATAGCTGACAAGGCCTGCAAAGACTTGGGCATCGCCAGCCCCCGGGTTGCGGTCGCCGGTTTGAATCCCCACTGCGGGGAAGGGGGCTTGTTCGGCACAGAAGAGATCGAGGAGATTTCCCCTGCGATCGAGGAAGCCAGAAAAGAAGGGATCAACGTTATAGGCCCCATTCCCCCTGATACTATTTTTTCCAAGGCCCTTGGGGGAATGTATGATATCGTGGTGGCAATGTATCATGACCAAGGGCATATACCGTTGAAAGTAGTGGGCTTTGTCTACGACAGGGCTTCCAAGGCCTGGAAATCGGTCAGTGGGGTCAATATCACCTTGGGGCTTCCCATTATCAGGACCTCGGTAGACCACGGCACTGCCTTCGACCAGGCAGGCAAGGGTACAGCTGACGAACTGAGTCTGATCAATGCGATTGACAATGCCATAGACCTTGCTAAGCAGAAAATGAGAAATAAGTAG